A part of Pararhizobium sp. A13 genomic DNA contains:
- a CDS encoding LuxR family transcriptional regulator produces MRDTLMAESMEKEPPRGGDFASEIAALETQFDVIRYMKRTTQAFGFKTFLVCMVPTFDAEKLANASILSNMPAELISKYDSISVLKHSTGIRRLRETTTPFQLTVEEWENETGRPAQTNEYIAMLRENGIFQANYFPVHDADGSRATVIWMGKRIDLPMTAMMELQMIAIHVYNRLTEIGSFWKDPSVALSEREIQCLNWTAAGKTSSEIAGILGLSEHTVNHYLNHVSKKLDAVNRTQAVVKAMKKGYIS; encoded by the coding sequence ATGCGCGATACTCTGATGGCAGAATCGATGGAAAAGGAGCCGCCGCGCGGCGGTGATTTCGCGTCCGAGATTGCTGCGCTGGAAACGCAGTTCGACGTTATCCGCTATATGAAGAGAACGACCCAGGCTTTCGGCTTCAAGACGTTCCTCGTCTGCATGGTGCCAACCTTCGATGCGGAGAAACTGGCCAACGCATCCATCCTGTCGAATATGCCGGCAGAGTTGATAAGCAAGTACGACAGCATCTCCGTCCTCAAGCACTCAACAGGAATCCGCCGGTTGCGCGAAACCACGACGCCGTTCCAACTGACGGTCGAGGAGTGGGAGAACGAAACCGGTAGGCCAGCGCAGACAAACGAATATATTGCGATGCTGCGGGAAAACGGGATCTTCCAGGCCAATTATTTCCCGGTTCACGACGCCGACGGCAGCCGCGCCACTGTCATCTGGATGGGAAAACGCATCGATCTGCCGATGACGGCGATGATGGAACTGCAGATGATCGCGATCCATGTCTATAACCGTCTGACGGAGATCGGTTCGTTCTGGAAGGATCCCAGCGTCGCCCTGTCGGAGCGCGAGATCCAATGTCTCAATTGGACGGCAGCAGGCAAAACCAGCTCCGAGATTGCCGGAATCCTCGGATTGTCGGAGCACACCGTTAATCATTATCTCAACCATGTCAGCAAGAAGCTCGATGCGGTCAACCGTACCCAGGCCGTCGTCA